In Elaeis guineensis isolate ETL-2024a chromosome 1, EG11, whole genome shotgun sequence, a genomic segment contains:
- the LOC105032285 gene encoding putative UPF0481 protein At3g02645: MGSQDSSITSSNDSLLFDERRWVIQIRNTFEEEAEEGVRIPVSVFSVPKTLLSTKPEAYVPQLFALGPYHHWHPQLYEMERYKLATAKRTQKQLQNLKLEQAVEHFTGREHKIRSHYHRHLDLSGETLAWMMVIDGSFLLEFLRNYSDAERKPFRKVPSMSHMVDAARMKLVYNSILRDIVMLENQIPLHLVRKILRFQRTSNQIADNELSTMLIGFVKEVCPFKVMDNLSSIDTKRYAHLLQLLYFVIVPKVREGSETNEIEHHLDVPKSNEETPPEDPSYVKNLFNSVWSSASGLKILNVLIKKPLVFLVKVPWKIISHLPGISILAAPIVNLLFNRDEKSEDEESGNKPPLVEEIMIPSVTELTKAGVKFSPTRGDLTTIAFDVKTATLHLPTVSLDVNTEVLLRNLVAYETSVESGPMVFTRYTELINGIVDTEEDVKLLRQKGIILNRMKNDEEVANLWNGMSKSVRLTKVAFIDKVLVDVNKFYNSRWSVKSRKFMKTYVFGSWQILTLLAAILLLFLTCVQAFCSVYSCGTRWSFVTDTGAGGNGE, translated from the exons ATGGGTTCTCAGGATTCCTCAATAACCTCCTCCAACGATTCTCTCCTCTTTGATGAGCGAAGATGGGTGATCCAAATTCGTAATACCTTTGAAGAGGAGGCCGAAGAGGGTGTCCGAATCCCTGTCTCGGTCTTTAGCGTCCCCAAGACATTACTCTCCACCAAGCCTGAAGCCTACGTCCCCCAGCTCTTTGCACTCGGACCGTACCACCATTGGCACCCCCAGCTCTATGAGATGGAGCGCTACAAGCTCGCCACGGCCAAGAGGACACAGAAGCAGCTCCAAAACCTCAAACTCGAACAAGCTGTCGAACACTTCACGGGAAGAGAACACAAGATTAGATCCCACTACCATAG GCACCTTGATTTGAGTGGGGAGACTCTAGCATGGATGATGGTTATTGATGGATCCTTCTTGCTCGAGTTCCTTCGCAACTACTCCGATGCAGAGAGAAAGCCCTTCAGGAAGGTGCCATCAATGTCCCACATGGTGGATGCTGCAAGGATGAAGTTGGTTTATAATTCTATCCTTAGGGACATCGTGATGCTTGAGAACCAGATCCCTCTCCATCTAGTGAGAAAGATCCTGCGATTTCAAAGGACCTCAAACCAAATTGCCGACAATGAACTCTCCACGATGCTGATAGGCTTTGTGAAGGAGGTTTGTCCATTTAAGGTGATGGATAACTTGTCAAGCATCGACACTAAAAGGTACGCACACTTGTTGCAACTGCTCTACTTTGTCATCGTTCCGAAGGTCAGGGAAGGAAGCGAAACCAATGAAATCGAACACCATCTCGATGTCCCCAAGTCAAATGAGGAGACGCCCCCAGAAGATCCTAGCTATGTGAAGAACCTCTTTAATTCAGTTTGGAGTTCTGCCTCAGGTTTAAAAATCTTGAATGTTCTCATTAAAAAACCCTTAGTGTTCTTAGTGAAGGTTCCTTGGAAGATCATCTCCCATCTCCCGGGGATCTCGATCTTGGCCGCTCCCATCGTAAATCTGCTCTTCAATAGAGATGAAAAATCCGAAGACGAAGAATCTGGTAACAAACCACCTTTGGTCGAAGAGATCATGATCCCTTCAGTGACCGAGCTCACAAAGGCTGGTGTCAAGTTCTCACCAACCAGAGGGGACTTGACGACGATCGCGTTCGATGTGAAAACCGCCACTCTTCATCTCCCTACTGTGAGTTTGGACGTCAACACTGAGGTTCTGTTGAGGAATCTTGTAGCATATGAGACGTCGGTGGAGTCAGGGCCGATGGTTTTCACTCGATACACTGAGTTGATCAATGGGATTGTCGACACCGAGGAGGATGTGAAGCTGTTAAGGCAAAAGGGGATCATCTTGAACCGGATGAAGAACGACGAGGAGGTGGCAAATCTTTGGAATGGGATGAGCAAATCAGTGAGGTTGACGAAAGTGGCCTTCATAGACAAAGTGTTGGTGGATGTGAACAAGTTTTATAACAGTCGGTGGAGTGTTAAGAGCCGGAAGTTCATGAAAACCTATGTGTTTGGGTCATGGCAGATCCTTACGCTTCTGGCTGCCATTCTGCTGCTGTTTTTGACGTGCGTGCAGGCCTTCTGCTCGGTCTATAGCTGCGGAACTCGTTGGTCCTTCGTCACAGACACGGGTGCAGGGGGAAACGGGGAGTGA